A stretch of the Streptomyces sp. NBC_01428 genome encodes the following:
- a CDS encoding Gfo/Idh/MocA family protein has product MSGTSSTWTQAPVRVGLVGAGPWARAVHARVLAAGPETRLTSVWARRPEAARETAEPYGAAVAASFEDLLDSCEAVAFSVPPAVQAELALRAAEAGKALLLEKPLALDLPSARRLVDAIDAAGVVSQLVLTNRYHPATRRFLDEARALDVSGARSCMLGGAFLGGDFATPWRLEHGALLDIGPHLLDLLDAALGPVVRVRGVGDPRRWVELTCEHEGGAVSQASLSGSVEVERGITRIELFGRHPELVFDGGALDHEESWPVLRREFATAVRSGRSGELDAHRGLRLQTLITQALEG; this is encoded by the coding sequence GTGAGCGGTACGTCGTCCACCTGGACCCAGGCCCCCGTGAGGGTGGGGCTCGTCGGCGCGGGGCCCTGGGCGCGGGCCGTGCACGCCCGGGTGCTCGCCGCCGGGCCGGAGACGCGGCTGACGTCGGTGTGGGCGCGCCGGCCGGAGGCCGCCCGGGAGACGGCCGAGCCGTACGGTGCCGCGGTGGCCGCGTCCTTCGAGGACCTGCTCGACAGCTGCGAGGCGGTCGCCTTCTCAGTGCCGCCCGCCGTTCAGGCCGAACTCGCCCTGCGGGCCGCGGAGGCGGGCAAGGCTCTCCTCCTGGAGAAGCCCCTGGCGCTCGATCTGCCGTCGGCGCGGCGGCTCGTGGACGCCATCGACGCGGCGGGCGTCGTCTCCCAGCTCGTCCTGACCAACCGCTACCACCCGGCCACACGGCGGTTCCTCGACGAGGCGCGGGCCCTCGACGTGTCGGGGGCCCGGTCCTGCATGCTGGGCGGCGCCTTCCTGGGCGGTGACTTCGCGACGCCGTGGCGCCTGGAGCACGGCGCGCTGCTCGACATCGGGCCGCATCTGCTCGATCTGCTGGACGCAGCGCTCGGGCCGGTCGTCCGGGTCCGCGGCGTGGGTGATCCGCGCCGCTGGGTCGAGCTGACCTGCGAGCACGAGGGTGGCGCGGTCAGCCAGGCCTCGCTGTCGGGGTCGGTCGAGGTCGAGCGCGGCATCACCCGGATCGAACTGTTCGGCCGGCATCCGGAACTGGTCTTCGACGGTGGGGCGCTCGACCACGAGGAGTCCTGGCCCGTGCTGCGCCGCGAGTTCGCCACGGCGGTGCGGTCGGGGCGGTCCGGCGAACTCGACGCCCACCGGGGGCTGCGGCTGCAGACGCTGATCACCCAGGCACTGGAGGGCTGA
- a CDS encoding methyltransferase domain-containing protein — protein sequence MRDTRPTSEFHAPNISVDSTARLVGALDAQDVNNGVHRLRSWAHSALAVRPGERALDIGAGTGSQTRNLAAAVGPQGRVLGLEPNPGLRAVAEQRAAEAGSSARFADGDALSLPLPDSTVDVVWCERVLQHLAEPEKAVVEIARVLRPGGRVALLDTDWATTILHPGDPETVAALTSGALSAAADPYSGRKLVGRLTAAGLVIDDRGSQALLQDHTSVAWPLIRMMAESAIRRGLLGEAQRDGLYEELAEAARKGGLHMSVTMFGAVAHRPA from the coding sequence ATGCGGGACACGCGACCCACTTCGGAATTCCACGCGCCCAACATCAGCGTGGACAGCACGGCCCGTCTGGTCGGTGCCCTGGATGCCCAGGACGTCAACAACGGCGTGCACAGGCTGCGCTCCTGGGCCCACTCGGCCCTGGCCGTCCGCCCCGGTGAGCGGGCCCTCGACATCGGCGCCGGGACCGGCTCGCAGACCCGGAACCTCGCGGCCGCGGTCGGTCCCCAGGGCAGGGTCCTCGGCCTCGAACCGAACCCCGGACTGCGGGCCGTCGCCGAGCAGCGGGCAGCCGAGGCCGGCAGCTCGGCACGCTTCGCCGACGGGGACGCCCTGTCCCTGCCGCTGCCCGACTCCACCGTCGACGTCGTGTGGTGCGAGCGGGTGCTCCAGCACCTCGCCGAGCCGGAGAAGGCCGTCGTCGAGATCGCCCGCGTGCTGCGTCCCGGCGGTCGTGTCGCCCTGCTGGACACCGACTGGGCCACCACGATCCTGCACCCCGGCGACCCCGAGACGGTCGCCGCGCTCACCTCCGGCGCGCTGTCCGCGGCGGCCGACCCGTACTCGGGACGCAAGCTGGTGGGCCGGCTGACGGCCGCCGGACTGGTGATCGACGACCGGGGCTCGCAGGCGCTGCTCCAGGACCACACCTCCGTGGCGTGGCCGCTGATCCGGATGATGGCCGAGTCCGCGATACGCCGCGGCCTGCTCGGCGAGGCTCAGCGGGACGGCCTCTACGAGGAGCTCGCGGAGGCGGCCCGGAAGGGCGGCCTGCACATGTCGGTGACGATGTTCGGGGCTGTGGCGCACCGTCCCGCGTGA
- a CDS encoding LysR family transcriptional regulator ArgP: MMTELPLDHVRTLLAVIDEGTFDAAAAALHVTPSAVSQRVKSLEQRTGRVLLMRTKPVRPTESGEIVVRFARQLARLEGRAQAELGMPGSGEPTRLSIAVNADSLATWFLPALTRLPHGLRLCFELRREDEDHTAALLREGAVMAAVTSSPDPVAGCSVRALGRLRYLPVAAPAYAEEWLGTRAGTPLHEGIAAAPVVAFDRNDDFQDDFVRSLTGGGAGTLRHFVPTSEGFVASVAAGMGWGMVPEVQARPLLADGRLIHLLPGRSVDVPLFWQQWKLDFPALGAMAEAVAAVAAETLEQAPPG; this comes from the coding sequence GTGATGACGGAACTGCCGCTGGACCATGTCCGCACCCTTCTCGCCGTGATCGACGAGGGCACCTTCGACGCGGCGGCGGCAGCGCTCCATGTGACGCCCTCGGCGGTGAGCCAGCGCGTCAAGTCACTCGAACAGCGCACCGGCCGGGTGCTGCTCATGCGGACGAAGCCGGTGCGGCCGACGGAGTCCGGCGAGATCGTCGTCCGGTTCGCCCGTCAACTGGCCCGGCTGGAGGGCCGGGCGCAGGCCGAGCTGGGCATGCCGGGCTCCGGGGAGCCCACCCGGCTGTCGATCGCGGTGAACGCCGACTCGCTGGCGACCTGGTTCCTGCCGGCGCTCACCCGCCTGCCGCACGGGCTGCGGCTCTGCTTCGAGCTGCGCCGCGAGGACGAGGACCACACGGCCGCGCTGCTGCGCGAAGGAGCGGTGATGGCGGCCGTGACGTCGTCGCCCGACCCGGTGGCGGGCTGCTCGGTCCGCGCGCTGGGGCGGCTGCGGTATCTGCCGGTGGCGGCCCCCGCGTACGCCGAGGAGTGGCTCGGCACCCGGGCCGGCACGCCGCTGCACGAGGGGATCGCCGCGGCCCCGGTGGTGGCCTTCGACCGGAACGACGACTTCCAGGACGACTTCGTCCGCTCCCTCACCGGCGGCGGGGCGGGGACGCTGCGCCACTTCGTCCCCACCTCTGAGGGGTTCGTCGCGTCCGTGGCGGCCGGGATGGGCTGGGGCATGGTGCCGGAGGTCCAGGCGCGGCCGCTGCTGGCCGACGGACGGCTGATCCACCTGCTGCCGGGGCGGAGCGTGGACGTGCCACTGTTCTGGCAGCAGTGGAAGCTCGACTTCCCCGCGCTCGGCGCGATGGCCGAGGCCGTGGCGGCCGTCGCCGCCGAGACGCTGGAGCAGGCTCCGCCCGGATGA
- a CDS encoding ATP-dependent DNA ligase translates to MNLPLIAPMLATPGTLPSQGQDMRWAYETKHDGQRAVVYLPGDGSVRLRARSGEDITAAYPELRALGGVLGTTPAVLDGEVLVLDEQGRGDFQLLQSRMGLAGSPGKALRLAERAPAHLVVFDVLRLGDDRTGLRYEVRRRTLEELALEGPFWSTPAALVGHGELALRATRENGLEGLVCKRLDSVYEPGTRSRSWIKIRNMRTADVVVGGWVPGRGRLSGLPGAVLVGQRAAGRLRYVGSVGTGWNAAERTELARLLGASGTDRCPFDTVPRAAEARWVLPRLVGEVRYSTRTRAGLLRQPSWLRLRPDLTPEESAADLP, encoded by the coding sequence GTGAACCTGCCGCTGATCGCCCCCATGCTCGCGACCCCCGGAACGCTGCCGTCCCAGGGACAGGACATGCGCTGGGCCTACGAGACGAAGCACGACGGCCAGCGCGCGGTGGTGTATCTGCCCGGCGACGGCAGTGTGCGGTTGCGGGCCCGGTCGGGCGAGGACATCACCGCGGCCTACCCGGAACTGCGCGCCCTCGGCGGTGTCCTCGGCACGACGCCGGCCGTCCTGGACGGTGAGGTGCTGGTCCTGGACGAACAGGGCCGCGGCGACTTCCAGTTGCTGCAGTCCCGGATGGGCCTCGCCGGGTCGCCGGGAAAGGCGCTCCGGCTCGCGGAACGGGCGCCCGCCCATCTGGTCGTGTTCGACGTGCTCCGGCTCGGGGACGATCGGACGGGGCTGCGCTACGAGGTGCGGCGGCGGACGCTGGAGGAGCTGGCGCTGGAGGGGCCGTTCTGGTCGACGCCGGCGGCGCTGGTGGGCCACGGCGAACTGGCGCTCCGGGCGACGCGGGAGAACGGTCTGGAGGGGCTGGTCTGCAAGCGGCTGGACTCCGTGTACGAGCCGGGGACACGTTCACGGTCCTGGATCAAGATCCGCAACATGCGCACGGCCGATGTCGTCGTGGGCGGCTGGGTTCCCGGACGGGGCCGTCTGTCGGGGCTGCCCGGCGCGGTGCTCGTGGGGCAGCGCGCCGCCGGGAGGCTGCGCTACGTCGGAAGCGTGGGCACCGGCTGGAACGCGGCGGAGCGCACCGAACTGGCCCGGCTGCTGGGGGCCTCGGGGACGGACCGCTGCCCTTTCGACACGGTCCCGCGCGCGGCCGAGGCACGCTGGGTGCTGCCGCGGCTGGTGGGCGAGGTCCGCTACAGCACCCGTACCCGCGCGGGCCTGCTGCGCCAGCCGTCCTGGTTGCGGCTGCGCCCCGACCTCACTCCCGAGGAGTCGGCGGCGGATCTGCCGTAG
- a CDS encoding DUF6479 family protein, whose protein sequence is MYIASQEVILANSTTNVVAAFVGGLVIVAALVWAVRMGIRVRGQESAPPTAEEQPHLPEGGAVHEEREMREPDEVPHAADESERLMPYNMHSSSTKHADDQHRKRWQPGSSGSFGSGGPGRT, encoded by the coding sequence ATGTACATCGCGAGCCAAGAAGTGATCCTGGCGAATTCGACGACCAACGTGGTCGCCGCCTTCGTCGGTGGCCTGGTCATCGTGGCCGCCCTCGTCTGGGCGGTCCGGATGGGCATCAGGGTGCGGGGCCAGGAATCGGCCCCACCGACCGCCGAGGAGCAGCCCCACCTGCCCGAGGGTGGAGCGGTCCACGAGGAGCGGGAGATGAGGGAACCCGACGAGGTCCCGCACGCGGCCGACGAGAGTGAACGGCTGATGCCCTACAACATGCACTCCTCCAGCACCAAGCACGCCGACGACCAGCATCGCAAGCGCTGGCAACCGGGATCGAGCGGATCCTTCGGCAGCGGCGGGCCCGGCAGAACCTGA
- a CDS encoding M1 family metallopeptidase gives MRPRPQQPARRTTVLRREAVVAAVPVALAALLTAAGPATAAGTAGSAGAGDPYFPLSGNGGYDVRHYGLTLGYDPATRHLDGTAVVTARATQRLTRFDLDLSGLKVTGVTVDRTRASFRRTGQELVVTPRKALHAGQEFRVTVTYAGTPRPVTDPDGSPDGWIPTDDGAFVAGEPQGAMTWFPANSHPTDKASYDFTLTVPQGRTAVANGVLLGQRTSHGRTTFRWRQSEPMAAYLATATVGTFKVEQYTTRDGLKVYNAVDPREAADAAPVLKKLPSVLAWESKLFGPYPFRAAGAIVDRAPQVGYALETQTRPVYDAAPDLGTLVHESAHQWFGDSVSLTKWKDIWLNEGFATYAEWLYTEQHGGKSAQQTFDALYATPADKDLWAFPPADPGSGEHIFETPVYARGAMALHALRTAVGDRAFFRILRCWATGHRDGHGTTAQFVRLSERESGKDLSGLFHTWLHTSGKPASS, from the coding sequence GTGAGACCACGCCCGCAGCAGCCCGCACGACGTACGACCGTCCTGCGCCGCGAAGCCGTCGTCGCGGCCGTCCCCGTCGCGCTCGCCGCACTGCTCACCGCCGCCGGACCCGCCACGGCGGCCGGGACCGCGGGCTCCGCGGGCGCGGGCGACCCGTACTTCCCCCTCTCGGGCAACGGCGGCTACGACGTCCGCCACTACGGCCTGACCCTCGGCTACGACCCGGCGACCCGGCACCTCGACGGCACGGCGGTCGTCACCGCCCGTGCCACGCAGCGGCTGACCCGCTTCGACCTCGACCTCAGCGGCCTGAAGGTCACCGGTGTCACCGTCGACCGCACGCGGGCGTCCTTCCGGCGTACCGGACAGGAACTCGTCGTCACCCCGCGCAAGGCCCTCCACGCGGGCCAGGAGTTCCGCGTCACCGTCACCTACGCCGGCACGCCCCGGCCCGTCACGGACCCGGACGGCTCGCCCGACGGCTGGATCCCCACGGACGACGGCGCCTTCGTGGCGGGCGAACCGCAGGGCGCGATGACGTGGTTCCCCGCGAACAGCCACCCCACCGACAAGGCCTCCTACGACTTCACCCTGACGGTTCCGCAGGGCCGGACCGCCGTCGCCAACGGGGTGCTGCTCGGACAGCGGACCAGCCACGGTCGGACCACCTTCCGCTGGCGGCAGTCCGAGCCGATGGCGGCCTACCTCGCCACGGCGACCGTCGGCACGTTCAAGGTCGAGCAGTACACCACCCGGGACGGCCTCAAGGTCTACAACGCCGTCGACCCCCGGGAGGCGGCCGACGCCGCGCCGGTCCTGAAGAAGCTGCCGTCCGTCCTCGCCTGGGAGAGCAAGCTCTTCGGCCCCTACCCGTTCCGGGCCGCCGGCGCCATCGTCGACCGGGCCCCACAGGTCGGCTACGCCCTGGAGACCCAGACACGGCCCGTCTACGACGCGGCGCCCGATCTCGGCACCCTCGTCCACGAGAGCGCCCACCAGTGGTTCGGCGACTCCGTCTCCCTGACGAAGTGGAAGGACATCTGGCTCAACGAGGGCTTCGCCACGTACGCGGAGTGGCTCTACACCGAGCAGCACGGCGGCAAGAGCGCCCAGCAGACCTTTGACGCGCTGTACGCCACCCCGGCGGACAAGGACCTGTGGGCGTTCCCGCCCGCCGACCCCGGCAGCGGCGAGCACATCTTCGAGACGCCCGTCTACGCCCGCGGTGCCATGGCCCTGCACGCGCTGCGCACCGCCGTCGGCGACCGCGCGTTCTTCCGCATCCTGCGCTGCTGGGCCACCGGTCACCGTGATGGGCACGGCACGACGGCCCAGTTCGTCCGGCTGTCCGAGCGGGAGTCCGGCAAGGACCTCTCGGGCCTCTTCCACACCTGGCTCCACACATCGGGAAAGCCCGCCTCTTCCTGA
- a CDS encoding MFS transporter — protein sequence MYQATRTSVDTSKSNTDSAAAPQDAEAGTTEQPGRTGWRRWAMDTRPLRRPAYRRLWSSTAVTAVGSQLTAVAVPKQIYDITGSSAWVGYASLAGLLPLVFFALWGGAVADSMDRRKLLLITNCGIAVTSLLFWVQAVTGLESVPVLMVLLALQQAFFGLNSPARSASIARLVPADELPAANALGSTVMQTGSVAGPMLAGALIPLIGLPELYLIDALALCVTVWAVARLPALPPLTGAGSRRAGWREVAAGFRYIALHKVLLLSFLADIIAMVLGMPRALFPQLAAETYAPYGEGLALGLLFAAVPIGAVLGGLLSGTFSRARRHGLMVIASVAAWGAAIAGFGLSDSLWFAVVFLALAGVADMVSMVFRGAILLSAATDEMRGRLQGVFTVVVVGGPRVADVLHGTAGSLFGAQAAVAGGGALVVVAVLVLAFVTPALRRYTI from the coding sequence ATGTATCAAGCAACCAGGACGAGCGTGGACACGAGCAAGAGCAACACGGACAGCGCCGCCGCGCCGCAGGACGCCGAGGCCGGGACCACGGAGCAGCCGGGGCGGACCGGATGGCGCCGGTGGGCCATGGACACCCGGCCGCTGCGGCGCCCCGCCTACCGCCGGCTGTGGTCGTCGACCGCCGTCACCGCCGTCGGCAGCCAGCTCACCGCGGTCGCCGTGCCCAAGCAGATCTACGACATCACCGGCTCCTCGGCGTGGGTGGGGTACGCGAGCCTCGCCGGACTGCTGCCGCTGGTGTTCTTCGCCCTGTGGGGCGGCGCCGTCGCCGACAGCATGGACCGCCGCAAGCTCCTGCTCATCACCAACTGCGGCATAGCCGTCACGTCGCTGCTCTTCTGGGTCCAGGCCGTCACCGGCCTGGAGTCGGTACCCGTCCTGATGGTCCTGCTCGCCCTCCAGCAGGCTTTCTTCGGGCTCAACTCCCCGGCGCGCAGCGCCTCCATCGCCCGGCTCGTGCCCGCGGACGAACTCCCCGCCGCCAACGCGCTCGGATCGACCGTCATGCAGACCGGCTCGGTGGCCGGCCCGATGCTGGCGGGTGCCCTCATCCCGCTCATCGGGCTGCCCGAGCTGTATCTGATCGACGCCCTCGCCCTGTGCGTCACCGTGTGGGCGGTCGCCAGACTGCCCGCCCTGCCCCCGCTCACCGGCGCCGGCTCACGACGGGCCGGCTGGCGCGAGGTCGCCGCCGGCTTCCGTTACATCGCCCTGCACAAGGTGCTGCTGCTGTCCTTCCTCGCCGACATCATCGCCATGGTCCTCGGCATGCCCCGCGCCCTGTTCCCGCAGCTCGCCGCCGAGACGTACGCCCCGTACGGCGAGGGACTGGCACTCGGCCTGCTGTTCGCGGCGGTCCCCATCGGCGCGGTCCTCGGCGGACTGCTGTCCGGCACGTTCTCCCGCGCCCGGCGGCACGGCCTGATGGTCATCGCCTCCGTCGCCGCCTGGGGAGCGGCCATCGCCGGGTTCGGGCTCAGCGACAGCCTCTGGTTCGCGGTGGTCTTCCTCGCCCTGGCCGGTGTGGCGGACATGGTCTCGATGGTCTTCCGCGGGGCGATCCTGCTGTCCGCCGCCACCGACGAGATGCGCGGCCGGCTCCAGGGCGTCTTCACCGTCGTCGTCGTGGGCGGCCCGCGCGTCGCCGACGTCCTGCACGGCACGGCCGGATCACTGTTCGGCGCGCAGGCCGCGGTCGCGGGAGGCGGCGCCCTGGTGGTCGTCGCGGTGCTCGTCCTGGCCTTCGTGACCCCGGCCTTGAGGCGTTACACAATCTGA
- a CDS encoding LysE/ArgO family amino acid transporter produces the protein MTDALTAAVAGFGSGLSLIVAIGAQNALVLRQGIRRDAVLAVVGICAVSDAALIALGVGGVGALVVAWPAALTVVGLVGGGFLVVYGVLAARRVLRPSALRAATGSAPSWRRAVLTCLALTWLNPHVYLDTVFLLGSLAADRGQLRWTFALGAAFASLCWFAALGFGARLLSRPLARPTAWRVLDGLVAVTMIAMGATLLAGA, from the coding sequence ATGACAGACGCCCTCACCGCAGCGGTCGCCGGATTCGGCTCCGGTCTCTCCCTCATCGTCGCCATCGGCGCGCAGAACGCCTTAGTCCTGCGCCAGGGCATCCGCCGGGACGCGGTCCTCGCGGTGGTGGGCATCTGCGCCGTGTCCGACGCGGCCCTCATCGCCCTCGGTGTCGGCGGTGTCGGCGCGCTGGTGGTGGCCTGGCCCGCCGCGCTCACCGTGGTCGGCCTGGTCGGCGGCGGCTTCCTCGTCGTCTACGGAGTCCTTGCCGCCCGGCGGGTCCTGCGGCCCTCGGCACTGCGCGCAGCGACCGGATCCGCGCCCTCGTGGCGTCGCGCCGTCCTCACCTGCCTCGCCCTGACCTGGCTGAACCCGCACGTGTACCTGGACACGGTGTTCCTGCTCGGCTCGCTGGCCGCCGACCGCGGTCAGCTGCGCTGGACGTTCGCTCTGGGAGCGGCGTTCGCGAGCCTGTGCTGGTTCGCCGCCCTCGGGTTCGGCGCCCGGCTGCTCAGCCGCCCGCTGGCCCGGCCCACGGCCTGGCGGGTGCTGGACGGCCTGGTCGCCGTCACGATGATCGCGATGGGCGCCACGCTGCTCGCCGGCGCCTGA
- a CDS encoding SpoIIE family protein phosphatase: MTGSAEREDRAPDALASLLGDAVTDAIRAARGFAGGVYLRSNTPGLLRLAVLAGLPGPLFRPWWRMHVERPFPVADAHRLGVEVLLADPTETMRRYPQLAAGLPFRFGSLYVPVVGGTTPYGVLTCLRPPASDATEVLPDRDRMTAVAEELGAALAVLAKDGHPVMWDAEPLCARPPAEGPSSRTVGGFTWDPGTNRVIADDALWALLGTRHEAFPGTPEALADAVAHDEPRLLLAALRETAAGRPPPHPLPVRTGSGGLRLLDLWPSGGTGGTPYRVSGVLVDPGPGPAAGGAADELPEGVFSVDRLGLITYANPRAAELLGRPRAELVGRPLWDAVPWMARPAYEDHLRGALLSADPVHFRARGPLTNDAGSAPGITGGETWLSLSLYPGPRGLTCKVVPLGRAAETTGNSPFGTEHPRSAPPAPDEHESGTAATAPLYRPIVLAIALAEAVTARQVSEVVMRELLPAFGSRRLAIYLLQDRRLYLAWETGFPQGFLAPFDGVGLDARLPGVETLTSGRPLFFESMQQMAAAYPGIALDAKVGARAFLPLIASGRPVGSCILGFDRPRDFSTEERTVLTALAGLIAQSLERARRYDTEAALARGLQEALLPHRLSAHPMVQTAGRYLPGTVGMEVGGDWYDVVEAGDGLALVIGDVQGHGVQAAATMGQLRSAVRAFALGDHAPDEVMSGTNRLLIDLDPGQFASCCYVRVDPLTGVARAARAGHPQPLLRHPDGRTEVLDLPGGVVLGVDPRAVYPVTELMLEPEAVLALYTDGLVEQPGADIDDGVEALRATLAGAGSPQRFRPGGHSLSHAADLLTAEARRAHARPDDIALLLTTRRAPRDGDGPGFV, translated from the coding sequence ATGACAGGGAGCGCCGAACGCGAGGACCGGGCTCCTGACGCCCTGGCCAGCCTGCTCGGTGACGCGGTCACGGACGCGATCCGCGCGGCGCGCGGCTTCGCCGGCGGCGTCTACCTGCGGTCCAATACCCCCGGCCTGCTGCGTCTCGCGGTGCTCGCCGGACTGCCGGGGCCGCTCTTCCGGCCCTGGTGGCGCATGCACGTGGAACGGCCCTTCCCGGTCGCCGACGCCCACCGGCTCGGGGTGGAGGTCCTGCTCGCGGACCCGACGGAGACGATGCGCCGCTACCCGCAGCTCGCGGCGGGCCTGCCGTTCCGGTTCGGATCGCTGTACGTCCCGGTGGTGGGCGGCACGACCCCCTACGGCGTCCTCACCTGCCTGCGCCCCCCGGCCTCGGACGCCACCGAGGTCCTGCCGGACCGGGACCGGATGACGGCCGTCGCGGAGGAACTGGGAGCGGCGCTGGCGGTGCTGGCCAAGGACGGGCATCCGGTGATGTGGGACGCCGAGCCTCTGTGCGCGCGCCCACCGGCCGAGGGCCCCTCCTCCCGGACCGTCGGCGGCTTCACCTGGGACCCGGGCACCAACAGGGTGATCGCCGACGACGCCCTGTGGGCGCTGCTCGGGACCCGGCACGAAGCGTTCCCCGGCACGCCCGAGGCGCTCGCGGACGCGGTCGCCCACGACGAACCCCGGCTGCTGCTGGCCGCGCTGCGCGAGACGGCGGCGGGCCGCCCGCCGCCCCACCCGCTGCCCGTACGCACCGGCAGCGGCGGGCTGCGGCTGCTCGACCTGTGGCCGTCGGGCGGGACGGGCGGGACGCCGTACCGCGTCAGCGGTGTACTCGTCGACCCGGGTCCGGGACCCGCCGCGGGCGGGGCGGCCGACGAGCTCCCGGAGGGGGTCTTCTCCGTGGACCGGCTCGGGCTGATCACCTACGCCAATCCGCGCGCCGCGGAACTGCTCGGCCGTCCGCGCGCCGAACTGGTGGGGCGGCCGCTGTGGGACGCGGTGCCGTGGATGGCCCGCCCCGCGTACGAGGATCACCTGCGGGGCGCGCTGCTCTCCGCGGACCCGGTGCACTTCCGCGCCCGCGGCCCGCTGACCAACGACGCCGGGAGCGCTCCGGGCATCACGGGCGGCGAGACCTGGCTGAGCCTGTCCCTCTATCCCGGTCCCCGCGGTCTGACCTGCAAGGTGGTGCCGCTCGGCCGGGCCGCGGAGACCACCGGCAACTCCCCGTTCGGGACCGAGCACCCGCGCTCGGCGCCGCCCGCCCCCGACGAGCACGAGTCCGGCACCGCGGCCACGGCGCCGTTGTACAGGCCCATCGTCCTCGCCATCGCCCTGGCGGAGGCGGTCACCGCGCGCCAGGTGTCCGAGGTCGTGATGCGTGAGCTGCTCCCGGCGTTCGGCAGCCGCCGTCTGGCGATCTACCTGCTCCAGGACCGGCGTCTCTACCTGGCCTGGGAGACGGGCTTCCCGCAGGGGTTCCTCGCTCCCTTCGACGGTGTCGGCCTGGACGCCCGGCTGCCCGGCGTCGAGACGCTCACCAGTGGCCGTCCGCTCTTCTTCGAGTCGATGCAGCAGATGGCCGCCGCCTATCCGGGCATCGCCCTCGACGCCAAGGTCGGTGCCCGGGCGTTCCTGCCACTGATCGCCTCCGGGCGTCCGGTCGGCTCCTGCATCCTCGGCTTCGACCGGCCCCGCGACTTCAGTACCGAGGAACGGACGGTCCTGACCGCGCTCGCCGGTCTGATCGCGCAGTCCCTGGAGCGGGCGCGGCGCTACGACACCGAGGCGGCACTCGCGCGCGGACTCCAGGAGGCCCTGCTGCCGCACCGGTTGTCGGCGCACCCGATGGTGCAGACGGCCGGCCGGTATCTGCCCGGCACGGTCGGCATGGAGGTGGGCGGCGACTGGTACGACGTCGTGGAGGCCGGCGACGGTCTCGCGCTGGTCATCGGCGACGTACAGGGCCACGGCGTCCAGGCGGCCGCCACCATGGGCCAACTCCGCAGCGCCGTCAGGGCGTTCGCGCTCGGGGACCATGCCCCGGACGAGGTGATGAGCGGCACCAACCGGCTGCTCATCGACCTCGACCCGGGCCAGTTCGCGAGTTGCTGCTACGTCCGGGTCGACCCGCTCACCGGTGTCGCCCGCGCGGCGCGCGCCGGGCATCCGCAGCCGCTGCTGCGCCATCCCGACGGGCGCACCGAGGTCCTCGACCTGCCGGGCGGGGTGGTTCTCGGCGTCGATCCGCGGGCCGTGTACCCCGTGACGGAGCTGATGCTGGAACCCGAGGCGGTGCTGGCCCTGTACACGGACGGTCTGGTCGAGCAGCCGGGCGCGGACATCGACGACGGTGTCGAGGCGCTGCGCGCGACGCTCGCCGGGGCGGGCTCGCCGCAGCGGTTCCGCCCCGGCGGCCACTCGCTGTCGCACGCCGCCGACCTGCTCACCGCCGAGGCCCGGCGGGCGCACGCCCGCCCCGACGACATCGCCCTGCTCCTCACCACCCGCCGCGCACCCCGCGACGGCGACGGTCCGGGCTTCGTGTAG